The following nucleotide sequence is from Mucilaginibacter sp. cycad4.
GGGAGGGCAACCATAATTCAATTATGAAAAGAATTATCATAATATGTGAGGGCCAAACCGAGCAGGAATTTTGCAAAGATGTATTACAGCCTCATTTCAACTCAAAAGAAATTTACCTGCACCTTCCTACGATTAAGAGATCAGGTGGTGGAATAGTACCATGGCCCGCTTTTAAGAAACAAATAGAAAATCATTTACTACAGGATAAAGAAGCTTTCGTAACAACCTTTGTTGATTATTACGGCATTCATGACAAGCATAATTTTCCGGAATGGGGAATGTCAAAACAAATGATTGACAAGAATGCTAAGATGACTTTTCTTGAAAGTTCCATGTTCGCAGCAATCGACGTTGATATAAGCAACCGTTTTATACCCTACATGCAATTACATGAATTTGAAGGATTATTATTTAACGATATAGAAGTCTTTAATGCCAACTTTTCTCAACACGAGCTTATCGGCAAAACAGAGTTGGAACAAACCATCATTAATTACCCTAATCCTGAACTGATTAATGACACGCCTCAAAACGCTCCATCGCACAGGTTAAATCGTTTAATAAAGGGCTATAATAAAATTGTTTATGGCTCAATTTTAGCCGAAAACATTGGCTTGATAAAGATCAGGAATAAAAGCCCCCGGTTTAACAACTGGATAACAACATTGGAAAATCTGTAGTCCCCGATAATAATGTCCGAGAAAAACAAATTAGGCCTGTGGACCAGCACCTCGCTGGTGATTGGCAATATGATAGGTGCAGGCATTTTCCTGATGCCGGCGGCTATGGCATCATTCGGGAGCATTGGTTTACTGGGCTGGGTATTTTCGGCGATAGGCTCATTTTTTTTGGCGAAGGTTTTCAGTAACCTGAGCAAGCTTCTCCCTCACGCCACCGGCGGCCCATATGCCTACACCCGCGACGGGCTGGGCGATTTCATTGGCTTTTTAGTTGCCTGGGGATATTATCTTGCAGTGGCCTGCGCCAACGCGGCCATCACTATCTCGTTTGTGAGTGCCTTAAGCACCTTTTTTCCAATATTAGGCAGCAGCAATGTTATTGCGGTGAGTACGGGTTTGTGCTCGATATGGTTATTAGCTTATATAAATACGCTGGGCGTTGTTACCGGCGGCAAGCTACAATTGGTTACCACTATTTTAAAAGTGTTACCACTGCTGCTGGTAGCTATCGGCGGTTTATTTTTTATCAAGGCGGCAAACTTCAGCCCCTTTAACGCCAGCGGTACCGGTATAGTCAGCGCCCTGCAGGCAACAGCTACTATGACCATGTTTGCGTTTATAGGCATTGAAAGCGCTACTGTACCATCGGGCAGTGTAGCTAATCCCGAAAAAACGGTGGCCAGGGCAACCATGCTTGGGCTACTCATCACCACTTTTATCTATATATTGGGGAGTGTAAGTGTTATCGGCATTATCCCGGCAGCACAACTGCAAAAATCGCTTACGCCTTATGCCGATACCGTGGTGATCATCTACGGCGGCAGCGCCCGTTATTGGGTTAGCGCAGGTATTGCCATCGCCGCTTTCGGTTCGCTGAACGGGTGGACGTTATTGCAGGGACAAGTGCCTTATGCCATTTCAAAAGATCAACTTTTCCCGCCAATATTCAGCCGCACTAATAAGAAGGGTGTGCCTTATATGGGTATTATCATCAGTAGTATTATGGTATCGCTGTTTATGGCTATGAATTATACCAAGGGCCTGGTAGCACAGTTTAAGTTCCTGCTGCTGCTTTCGTTGTTGAGTGTTTTAATCCCATATTTGTTATCGGCGGCGGCTTACCTGGTTATCCGGGTACGAAAAAGCCCAAAGGCAGGAGGCTGGGCCGGAGCTATAGCATTGGCTATACTGGCATTTGCTTATGCGCTTTGGGCTATTGCGGGAGCCGGACAGGAGGCAGTATATTATGGTTTCCTACTGCTTATGGCCGGCATCCCATTTTATGTTTGGGCCGCATTCAGGAAGAATGCGAATTAGTTTTTTATAATGCTCCAGCTTTAATCTCATCAACTACAGATGGATCGAGCAGCGTACTGGTATCGCCAAGGTTTGAGGTATCGCCTTCAGCAATCTTGCGCAAAATGCGGCGCATGATCTTGCCCGAACGTGTTTTTGGCAGGCCGGTTACAAACTGGATCTTATCAGGCTTGGCTATCGGGCCAATGATACGCGATACCGTCATGATGATATCCTTACGTGTAATTTCTTCATCGCCATGTTTATCAGGGCTAACCACGTATGCATAAACACCCTGGCCTTTAATATCATGCGGATATCCAACCACTGCCGATTCAACCACGCTGCTGTGCATATTGATGGCATTCTCCACTTCGGCAGTGCCGATGCGGTGACCGGATACGTTCAGCACGTCATCCACGCGACCGGTAATGCGGTAATAGCCATCCTGATCGCGCAGGCAGCCATCTCCGGTGAAATACATGTTTTCGTAAGTAGCAAAGTAAGTGGTGCGGCAGCGCTCATGATCACCATAAGTAGTGCGCAGCATGCCCGGCCAAGGGAATTTGATACACAGATTGCCGCTTACACCGTTACCTTCAATCACCTGTCCGTTTTCATCAACCAAAACAGGTTGTACTCCCGGTAAAGGTAAAGTAGCATAACCCGGTTTGGTTGGGGTAATGCCGGCGATAGGAGAAATCATGATACCGCCATTTTCGGTTTGCCACCAGGTGTCAACAATTGGGCAGCGGTTTTTGCCGATGTTGTCATCAAACCAATGCCATGCTTCCTCGTTAATAGGTTCGCCTACAGAGCCTAATTTTTTAAGCGAGCTCAGGTCTTTATTATTTACGTTGTCCAACCCGAAGCTCATCAGTGAGCGGATAGCTGTTGGCGCAGTATATAATATGTTTACTTTAAATTTATCTACAATCTCCCAAAAACGGCCGCAATCAGGATAGGTTGGAATACCCTCAAACATCAAAGTAGTGGCTCCCTGCGAAAGCGGGCCGTATACTATATAGGAGTGCCCGGTGATCCAGCCGATATCGGCAGTACAAAAATATACCTCGCCCTGGTTGTATTGGAATACATTGGCGAAAGTATAGCCCGCATAAACCATGTAACCACCGCAGGTATGTACCACACCTTTAGGTTTACCGGTTGAGCCTGAGGTGTACAGGATGAACAGCATATCCTCGGCGTCCATAACTTCGGCAGGGCAGCTTGGGTTACCTTGTGTTTCAACTTTTTTAATTTCATCTTCCCACCAAACATCACGGCCTTTGATCATGGATACCGGAGTACGGCTGCGGGTAAGTACGATCACTTTTTTCACCGAACGGCATTGTACCAATGCATCGTCGATCACAGTTTTAAGTGGCACTTCTTTATTGCCACGCTTACCACCATCGCAGGTGATCACGATATTACATTCAGCATCATTAATCCTATCGGCAATGGATTGTGCAGAAAAACCACCAAACACTACCGAGTGAATAGCACCAATACGGGCGCAGGCTAAAACAGCGATAGCCAGCTCAGGGATCATTGGCATATAGATACAAACACGATCACCTTTTTTTGCACCATTGTTTTTGAGCACGTTGGCAAACTGGCAAACCTTATCATGCAGCTGGCGGTATGTTAATATCCGGTGATCTTCTTCCGGATCGTTTGGTTCCCAGATGATGGCTGGTTTATCGCCAAGGGTTTCCAGATGGCGGTCGAGGCAGTTTTCGGTAATATTGAGCTTTGCCCCCTGGAACCATTTGATCTTAGGCTCCTTAAAGTTCCAGTCCAATACGGTGTCCCACTTTTTTTGCCATAAAAAATTATCGGCAATGCCGGCCCAAAATTGCTCGGGCTGCTCAACACTTTGCTGGTAAACTTTTTTGTACTCTTCAAATGATGTAATTTTCATCGGTTGGTTGTTTGGTTGATGAAGCTGTTCCGGGGTTAAATTGTTTGTTTTTTGTTGCCCCGTACCAGTTTCATGCTGGTTTAAATGGTGGGCGTAATTTAATAATTTATGTGCGATGTGTAAACTAAAATCGCTACTTTTTAAATTTTTTTAAAAAGTAATTATTGGGCGAATAACGGCTTTAGATTTTGGTATTATTATTGGGTTGATGCGAGGGCCGCGTTAGGGATTGCAGTGAAAAGCCCACAGCGTGTGTAGAGTTTGCGGGAAGGAAAGGCGAGGACTTGTAACGGAAAGCCCGGCCCGTTGGCAACGCCCAGATTCTGAACCATGATTTTTAGGATTAACGGATTGGCGGGATGTCTGAATTGTGTTATTACTGTTTAAGCCTATGGTGACAACACCCGACATAAGCTCAATTAGGTCGAATTACGCGAATTATTATTCCCTTCTGTTCAAATTCGTGTAATTCGATCTAATTCGAAAAAATTAGTGTGGTAATTTCTATTGTATTATAGCCAATTTACGCTGCTGTTTTTAAGCGTTGTTTTTACTCTAATGCCACTGAGTAAAAAGAATTTGAAAATTTTTCAAATCACTGTTGAATATTTGATTTAAAAGTCTGATATTTGCAAACTCTTTTTGGATAAAGGGTTGATAATTAAAAATATTTGTCATGTCAAGAATTTGTGATCTAACAGGAAAAGGATCTATCGTAGGTAACAACGTTTCAAACTCAAACGTTAAAACAAAACGCAGGTTTCATCCTAACTTGAAACTTAAAAAGTTTTATATTCCTGAAGAAGATAAATGGATTACCTTAAAGGTATCTACTTCTGCTGTAAAAACTATCAGCAAAAACGGTATTACCGCCTGCATCAATAAATTTGTTAAAAAAGGCTACATTTAGTAGTTGGCTTGCAAGTTTAGCAGTATAATAAAATTGAAAAAATTACGTAAGCCGTGAGGTGACACGTACAACATAAAAAGAAAATGGCAAAAAAAGGCAACAGGGTTCAGGTGATTTTAGAGTGCACCGAACACAAAACAAGCGGTATGCCAGGCATGTCTCGCTATATCACCACTAAGAACAAAAAAAATACAACTGAAAGATTAGAGTTGAAAAAATTCAACCCTGTTTTGAGGAAAGTAACAGTTCACAAAGAGATTAAATAATTAGTTGACCGGGTTGATTGGCAGGTCAGGTCTTAAATTGATATAGCCAACTCAATAATTCACTAACTCACTAATTCAATAATTAAACAACATGGCAAAGAAAGTAGTTGCAACACTGAAAGTAGCAGGTAAAGGCAAAGAATATTCAAAAGTGATCACCATGAATAAATCACCTAAAACCGGTGCTTATTCATTCAAAGAGCAAATTGTCCCTAACGATTTAGTTAAGGATGCAATTGCAGGTAAAACTATATAATCACTCTTTGATTTAAATATTGAAGCCGTCTTGTTTTAACGAGAGGGCTTTTTTTGTTGAATGATTGTCTGAATCAGAATTTACAGAATTAATAAATTGACAGAATGCTGTTTGAATTAATATCTGATATTTCTGAAAACATATTTAAATTCAGAAAATTCTATAATTCTGAAAATTCTGATCACTATGGGATTATTTGATTTTTTTAAGAAAAAGGAAAACACGCAGCAGGAACAGCAAGCGCTTGATACCGGTTTGGAAAAAACCAAGGATAACTTTTTTTCAAAGATCACCAAAGCCATCGCCGGTAAATCAACCGTTGATGATGATGTGTTGGATGAGCTGGAAGAGATCCTGGTTACATCAGACGTTGGCGTAAGCACCACCCTTAAGATCATCGACAGGATCCAGGCCCGTGTTGCCCGTGATAAATATGTAAGCACCAACGAGCTGAACACCCTGCTAAAAGATGAAATTCAGCAACTCCTCGCCGAAAATAATAGTAACGACTTCCGCAATTTTGAATATGGCGACCATAAGCCATATGTAATTATGGTGGTTGGCGTTAACGGTGTAGGTAAAACCACTACTATAGGCAAGCTGGCCCACAAGCTAAAACAGGCCGGTAACCAGGTAGTTTTAGGTGCGGCCGATACCTTCCGCGCAGCCGCAGTCGACCAGATTAAACTTTGGGGAGAGCGTGTTGGCGTAAAGGTTGTTGCCCAGGCCATGGGGTCAGACCCGGCTTCGGTTGCTTATGATACCCTTCGCTCGGCGGTAGCCAACGGCGATGATGTAGCTATTATAGATACTGCCGGTCGTTTGCATAATAAAGTTGGCCTGATGAACGAGCTTACCAAGATCAAGAACGTAATGCAAAAGGTGATCCCCGGTGCCCCGCATGAGATACTGCTGGTACTGGATGCCTCGACCGGGCAAAACGCCATTGAACAATGCAAGCAGTTTACAGAGGCTACCAATGTAAATGCCCTGGCGTTAACCAAGCTTGACGGTACAGCCAAAGGCGGTGTAGTAATAGGTATATCAGATCAGTTCAGGATTCCGGTAAAATATATAGGTGTAGGCGAAGGCATGGATCACTTGCAGCTGTTTGACAGGCAGGCGTTTGTGGATTCATTGTTTAAACAATAGCATTTTATTTCTGGGATTACACCGATTATTGAATGATTACACCGATTTTTTTTTGATTGTAGATTGATTCTTTTTTGATTTTTTGATGGGAAAGTTTGAAAATGATCCGCTTACTGAAAAGATAATTGGGTGTTGTTATGAGGTTCATCGGTTTTTAGGTCCCGGATTTAATGAAAAAATTTACGCGAATGCATTGCAATATCAACTCACTTCACAAGGTTTAATTTTTGAAGCCGAAAGGGAATTTAACGTATTCTTTAAGGATCAATATGTCGGTAAGTTTAGATGTGATCTGTTTGTTGAAAACATGGTGATTGTTGAACTTAAATCAGTTACTGGAATTATGCCCGTGCTATTTACAAACCAAGTATTGTCATATCTAAAAGCGAGTAAAATTAAAACCGGATTGTTGATTAACTTTGGCAATTCAAGTTGTGAAATAAAGAGGATCTCCATTTAGCAATCAATGAAATTACTCGAAAAAATCGGTGTAATCATATAATAATCGGTGTAATCCAGAGAATAAAAAAATCGGCGAAATCACTAAAAAATCGGTGAAATCCCAAAAAAAGATAATGAGGACGAAAGAGTTAGATAAGCCCAAAAAGATAGCCAAACCCCGTGTAAATGTGGTTACATTAGGCTGTTCAAAAAATATTTACGATTCGGAGATATTGATGGGGCAGTTGAAGGGCAACCAGTTTGATGTGGTGCATGAGGCCGGGAAGGTAGGCAAAAACGATATTATTGTAATTAATACCTGCGGCTTTATTGATAACGCCAAGCAGGAATCGATAGATACTATCCTGCAATACAGCGAGCTTAAAGAGCAGGGTAAGGTAGGAAAGGTGATTGTTACCGGTTGCCTGAGTGAGCGCTATAAGCCTGAGCTTGAAGCAGAGATCACCAATGTCGATGCTTACTTTGGCACCAATGATCTGCAGAATTTACTGGCATCGGTAGGGGCTAACTACAAACATGAACTGATAGGTGAGCGTTTGTTAACCACCCCGTCGCATTTTGCATATTTTAAAATTGCCGAGGGCTGCAACCGCCCATGCTCGTTTTGCGCTATTCCTTTAATGCGGGGCAAGCACCTGAGTTCGCCTATTGAGCAATTGGTTGAGGATGCTAAGAAACTTGCTAAAAACGGCACAGAAGAACTGATCCTTATTGCACAGGATTTAACCTATTACGGTCTTGACCTTTATGGCAAGCGTAACCTGGATGAACTGCTTCGCCGTTTATCTGATGTGAACGGTATTGAGTGGATCAGGCTGCAGTATGCTTATCCTTCAGGTTTCCCGATGGAGATTTTGGATGTGATGAACGAGCGCGAAAACATTTGCAAATACCTGGATATGCCTTTGCAGCACATTACTGATAATATGCTGAAATCGATGCGCCGTGGGATTACCAAGCAAAAAACTATTGACATTGTAAACGAGATCCGTGATAAAGTACCGGGCATAGCGATGCGTACCACGCTGATTACCGGTTATCCCGGCGAAACCCAACAGGATTTTGAAGAGATGGCGCAATGGGTTGAGGATACCAAATTCGACCGCCTGGGCTGTTTCACTTACTCACACGAAGAAAAGACCCATGCCCATAGTTTGGTTGACGATGTGCCTGAAGAAGTAAAACAGGAGCGTGCCGATGCCATTATGGAAATTCAACAGGGTATCTCGTTCGATAAAAACCAGGAGAAGATCGGTAATATCTACAAAGTGCTGATTGATAAAAAGGATGGCG
It contains:
- a CDS encoding DUF4276 family protein, which gives rise to MKRIIIICEGQTEQEFCKDVLQPHFNSKEIYLHLPTIKRSGGGIVPWPAFKKQIENHLLQDKEAFVTTFVDYYGIHDKHNFPEWGMSKQMIDKNAKMTFLESSMFAAIDVDISNRFIPYMQLHEFEGLLFNDIEVFNANFSQHELIGKTELEQTIINYPNPELINDTPQNAPSHRLNRLIKGYNKIVYGSILAENIGLIKIRNKSPRFNNWITTLENL
- a CDS encoding amino acid permease produces the protein MSEKNKLGLWTSTSLVIGNMIGAGIFLMPAAMASFGSIGLLGWVFSAIGSFFLAKVFSNLSKLLPHATGGPYAYTRDGLGDFIGFLVAWGYYLAVACANAAITISFVSALSTFFPILGSSNVIAVSTGLCSIWLLAYINTLGVVTGGKLQLVTTILKVLPLLLVAIGGLFFIKAANFSPFNASGTGIVSALQATATMTMFAFIGIESATVPSGSVANPEKTVARATMLGLLITTFIYILGSVSVIGIIPAAQLQKSLTPYADTVVIIYGGSARYWVSAGIAIAAFGSLNGWTLLQGQVPYAISKDQLFPPIFSRTNKKGVPYMGIIISSIMVSLFMAMNYTKGLVAQFKFLLLLSLLSVLIPYLLSAAAYLVIRVRKSPKAGGWAGAIALAILAFAYALWAIAGAGQEAVYYGFLLLMAGIPFYVWAAFRKNAN
- the acs gene encoding acetate--CoA ligase encodes the protein MKITSFEEYKKVYQQSVEQPEQFWAGIADNFLWQKKWDTVLDWNFKEPKIKWFQGAKLNITENCLDRHLETLGDKPAIIWEPNDPEEDHRILTYRQLHDKVCQFANVLKNNGAKKGDRVCIYMPMIPELAIAVLACARIGAIHSVVFGGFSAQSIADRINDAECNIVITCDGGKRGNKEVPLKTVIDDALVQCRSVKKVIVLTRSRTPVSMIKGRDVWWEDEIKKVETQGNPSCPAEVMDAEDMLFILYTSGSTGKPKGVVHTCGGYMVYAGYTFANVFQYNQGEVYFCTADIGWITGHSYIVYGPLSQGATTLMFEGIPTYPDCGRFWEIVDKFKVNILYTAPTAIRSLMSFGLDNVNNKDLSSLKKLGSVGEPINEEAWHWFDDNIGKNRCPIVDTWWQTENGGIMISPIAGITPTKPGYATLPLPGVQPVLVDENGQVIEGNGVSGNLCIKFPWPGMLRTTYGDHERCRTTYFATYENMYFTGDGCLRDQDGYYRITGRVDDVLNVSGHRIGTAEVENAINMHSSVVESAVVGYPHDIKGQGVYAYVVSPDKHGDEEITRKDIIMTVSRIIGPIAKPDKIQFVTGLPKTRSGKIMRRILRKIAEGDTSNLGDTSTLLDPSVVDEIKAGAL
- the rpmB gene encoding 50S ribosomal protein L28, translating into MSRICDLTGKGSIVGNNVSNSNVKTKRRFHPNLKLKKFYIPEEDKWITLKVSTSAVKTISKNGITACINKFVKKGYI
- the rpmG gene encoding 50S ribosomal protein L33; translated protein: MAKKGNRVQVILECTEHKTSGMPGMSRYITTKNKKNTTERLELKKFNPVLRKVTVHKEIK
- a CDS encoding DUF4295 domain-containing protein, producing MAKKVVATLKVAGKGKEYSKVITMNKSPKTGAYSFKEQIVPNDLVKDAIAGKTI
- the ftsY gene encoding signal recognition particle-docking protein FtsY codes for the protein MGLFDFFKKKENTQQEQQALDTGLEKTKDNFFSKITKAIAGKSTVDDDVLDELEEILVTSDVGVSTTLKIIDRIQARVARDKYVSTNELNTLLKDEIQQLLAENNSNDFRNFEYGDHKPYVIMVVGVNGVGKTTTIGKLAHKLKQAGNQVVLGAADTFRAAAVDQIKLWGERVGVKVVAQAMGSDPASVAYDTLRSAVANGDDVAIIDTAGRLHNKVGLMNELTKIKNVMQKVIPGAPHEILLVLDASTGQNAIEQCKQFTEATNVNALALTKLDGTAKGGVVIGISDQFRIPVKYIGVGEGMDHLQLFDRQAFVDSLFKQ
- a CDS encoding GxxExxY protein; this encodes MGKFENDPLTEKIIGCCYEVHRFLGPGFNEKIYANALQYQLTSQGLIFEAEREFNVFFKDQYVGKFRCDLFVENMVIVELKSVTGIMPVLFTNQVLSYLKASKIKTGLLINFGNSSCEIKRISI
- the rimO gene encoding 30S ribosomal protein S12 methylthiotransferase RimO, whose amino-acid sequence is MRTKELDKPKKIAKPRVNVVTLGCSKNIYDSEILMGQLKGNQFDVVHEAGKVGKNDIIVINTCGFIDNAKQESIDTILQYSELKEQGKVGKVIVTGCLSERYKPELEAEITNVDAYFGTNDLQNLLASVGANYKHELIGERLLTTPSHFAYFKIAEGCNRPCSFCAIPLMRGKHLSSPIEQLVEDAKKLAKNGTEELILIAQDLTYYGLDLYGKRNLDELLRRLSDVNGIEWIRLQYAYPSGFPMEILDVMNERENICKYLDMPLQHITDNMLKSMRRGITKQKTIDIVNEIRDKVPGIAMRTTLITGYPGETQQDFEEMAQWVEDTKFDRLGCFTYSHEEKTHAHSLVDDVPEEVKQERADAIMEIQQGISFDKNQEKIGNIYKVLIDKKDGGYFVGRTEFDSPEVDNEVLIDASVDYATVGSFVNVKIDSAEDFDLYGQIVK